A window from Drosophila subobscura isolate 14011-0131.10 chromosome O, UCBerk_Dsub_1.0, whole genome shotgun sequence encodes these proteins:
- the LOC117896747 gene encoding protein Diedel, whose translation MKPSIVFLLGFGCLLALASEVSADCCRSSLTITYTVDGGQACGSVGGHGKSDSCTITICADGRAQVGTFCGRGSCNIFGCACKNGCLTGDYLNSFINNNKGHSIKVLGQRWNT comes from the coding sequence ATGAAACCATCAATCGTTTTCCTTCTGGGCTTTGGATGCCTGCTTGCCCTGGCCAGCGAAGTGAGCGCCGATTGCTGTCGCTCCTCGCTGACAATCACCTACACAGTTGACGGCGGACAGGCCTGCGGGAGCGTAGGTGGACATGGAAAATCGGACAGTTGCACCATTACAATCTGCGCCGATGGCCGGGCCCAGGTGGGCACCTTCTGTGGACGTGGGTCCTGCAACATATTCGGCTGCGCCTGCAAGAACGGCTGCCTGACTGGCGATTATCTAAACAGtttcatcaacaacaacaaaggtCATAGCATTAAGGTTCTGGGCCAGAGGTGGAATACATAA
- the LOC117897104 gene encoding chorion class high-cysteine HCB protein 13: MFKLKLFVLIALAICLTQACSPCEPEEPVNCGCGKPECRSCGCGSVKTCGCGCKPCRCPCSSCGCSK; the protein is encoded by the coding sequence ATGTTCAAGCTTAAGTTATTTGTCCTGATTGCCCTGGCCATCTGCCTGACGCAGGCCTGCTCTCCCTGCGAGCCGGAGGAGCCTGTCAATTGTGGATGTGGAAAGCCCGAGTGCAGAtcctgcggctgcggcagcgtcAAGACGTGTGGATGTGGTTGCAAGCCGTGCCGGTGTCCCTGCTCGTCCTGTGGTTGCTCCAAGTAA